In Mercurialis annua linkage group LG5, ddMerAnnu1.2, whole genome shotgun sequence, a single genomic region encodes these proteins:
- the LOC126680474 gene encoding RING-H2 finger protein ATL65, whose product MAIGILPPSPSPSPSPAYQPPQLAPSYSNQLPSPPQKQNSKTPVDFSPPLIAMVVVVATAFLLITYSRLISRHLLRHLRRYQRWRRRRRLLRRYLPSSNGDELDSPPPLFDSPEGFHVYSPYGLDESVIKTLPLFLYAGKKSFHKHGKDKDCAVCLLEFEDNDYIRTLPVCSHAFHVDCIDIWLRSHANCPLCRARILRSETSPTFIPVMAARIRPSLDDTFLRSMTLEAIIQASPPASVRNTEITEETSPRRNNFNFSQSEDRFNGRDFLLKRSYSFGFERSSVASERMLVTEPATASPWRYRRGSFWSKRQSPFGSLSKPRVFSFRYYRGMKSPFHRRRSGLFFPLSERFPAGGGGGGSSRRSKSMASPMFLRSSVAPFSSSRLRCGDPEALLSPERFNRR is encoded by the coding sequence ATGGCGATCGGAATCCTCCCTCCTTCTCCGTCGCCATCGCCGTCCCCTGCATATCAACCGCCGCAGTTGGCCCCATCTTATTCCAATCAATTACCGTCACCTCCGCAGAAGCAAAACTCCAAAACCCCCGTTGACTTCAGTCCGCCACTAATAGCAATGGTAGTAGTAGTTGCCACAGCATTCTTACTAATCACATACTCCCGCTTAATCTCACGCCACCTCCTCCGCCATCTCCGCCGTTACCAAAGATGGAGAAGACGCCGCCGTCTCCTCCGTCGCTATCTCCCTTCGTCCAACGGCGACGAACTCGACTCACCTCCGCCTCTGTTCGACTCGCCAGAAGGCTTCCACGTGTACTCACCGTACGGTCTCGACGAGTCGGTTATCAAAACGCTCCCGCTCTTCCTCTACGCCGGCAAAAAAAGCTTCCATAAACACGGCAAAGACAAAGATTGCGCCGTTTGTTTACTGGAATTCGAAGATAACGACTATATCCGTACACTTCCTGTATGTTCTCACGCTTTTCACGTTGATTGTATTGATATTTGGCTTCGTTCGCACGCTAACTGTCCTCTATGTCGCGCCAGAATTCTCCGGTCAGAGACGTCTCCGACATTTATTCCGGTAATGGCGGCGAGGATCAGGCCGAGCTTGGACGATACATTTCTCCGGAGTATGACGCTTGAAGCCATTATACAAGCGTCGCCACCTGCATCCGTTAGAAACACAGAGATAACCGAAGAAACTTCTCCGAGaagaaacaattttaatttcagTCAGTCTGAAGATAGATTTAACGGACGTGATTTCCTATTGAAACGGTCGTATTCGTTTGGTTTTGAACGGAGTTCAGTAGCGTCGGAGAGAATGTTAGTAACGGAGCCAGCAACCGCGTCACCTTGGAGATACAGAAGAGGAAGTTTCTGGAGTAAACGTCAGTCACCGTTTGGTTCGTTATCAAAACCTAGAGTCTTCTCTTTTAGATACTACAGAGGAATGAAATCGCCGTTTCACAGACGGAGAAGCGGTTTATTTTTCCCGTTGTCGGAGAGGTTTCCGgccggaggaggaggaggaggatcatcGCGGCGGAGTAAATCAATGGCGAGCCCGATGTTTTTAAGATCATCAGTGGCGCCATTTTCGTCGAGTCGGTTAAGGTGTGGGGATCCAGAGGCGCTGTTATCACCGGAGAGGTTTAACAGGCGGTAA